A window of the Parabacteroides merdae ATCC 43184 genome harbors these coding sequences:
- a CDS encoding copper homeostasis protein CutC — MKPTRIIEICANSAQSCVEAEAGGAKRVELCAGIPEGGTTPSYGEIRTAQALTSSIDINVIIRPRGGDFLYTPAEIQSMLLDIELCKQLKVHGVVFGCLTKDGDIDVPLMRRLIETAKPLSVTCHRAFDVCRDPFAALEQLIELGCDRILTSGQQSDAVKGIPLIAELVKRAAGRIIIMPGCGVRENNIARIEAETGAKEFHTSARSIVYSKMEYRNENVPMGSSIVSSEFETVETDRKKVASYL; from the coding sequence ATGAAACCGACTCGTATTATCGAAATTTGTGCAAACTCCGCACAAAGCTGTGTGGAAGCAGAAGCCGGAGGTGCAAAACGTGTGGAACTTTGTGCCGGCATCCCGGAAGGGGGAACGACACCCAGCTACGGGGAGATCCGGACGGCGCAGGCACTCACTTCGTCTATTGATATAAATGTGATTATCCGTCCGCGTGGAGGCGACTTCCTCTATACGCCGGCAGAGATTCAGTCGATGTTGCTGGATATCGAACTGTGCAAGCAGTTGAAGGTGCATGGCGTAGTCTTTGGTTGCTTGACGAAAGACGGGGATATCGATGTCCCTTTGATGCGCCGGTTGATCGAGACGGCCAAACCGTTGTCTGTCACCTGTCATCGCGCCTTTGATGTTTGCCGCGATCCCTTTGCCGCATTGGAGCAGTTGATTGAGTTGGGCTGTGACCGTATCCTGACTTCCGGCCAGCAGTCCGATGCCGTGAAAGGGATTCCTCTCATTGCCGAACTGGTGAAACGTGCGGCAGGCCGCATCATCATCATGCCGGGGTGCGGAGTTCGGGAGAATAACATCGCCCGCATCGAAGCGGAAACCGGGGCGAAGGAGTTTCATACATCCGCTCGAAGCATCGTCTACAGCAAGATGGAATATCGGAACGAGAATGTCCCGATGGGCAGCAGCATCGTTTCCTCCGAGTTCGAGACGGTCGAAACGGACCGCAAGAAGGTGGCTTCTTACCTGTAA
- the fabG gene encoding 3-oxoacyl-[acyl-carrier-protein] reductase produces MKLLEGKVAIVTGAARGIGKAIALKFAAEGANIAFTDLVIDENGLATQKEIEALGVKAKGYASNAANFEETHNVVAEIVKDFGRVDILVNNAGITKDGLMMRMSEGQWDAVIGVNLKSAFNFIHACTPVMMKQRSGSIINMASVVGVHGNAGQSNYSASKAGMIGLAKSIAQELGSRGIRANAIAPGFIITDMTAGLPEEVKVEWAKKIPLRRGGTPEDVANIATFLASDMSSYVSGQVIQVDGGMNM; encoded by the coding sequence ATGAAATTATTAGAAGGTAAAGTGGCAATCGTTACGGGGGCCGCACGTGGTATTGGTAAGGCGATCGCATTGAAATTCGCCGCAGAGGGTGCAAATATCGCATTCACGGATTTGGTGATCGACGAAAACGGTCTGGCCACCCAGAAGGAAATCGAAGCATTGGGTGTTAAAGCAAAAGGCTATGCTTCCAATGCGGCCAATTTCGAAGAAACACACAATGTCGTTGCTGAAATCGTAAAAGATTTCGGTCGTGTGGATATCCTCGTAAACAATGCTGGTATCACGAAAGACGGTCTGATGATGCGTATGAGTGAAGGTCAGTGGGATGCCGTCATCGGTGTCAACCTGAAATCGGCTTTCAACTTTATCCACGCTTGTACTCCGGTGATGATGAAACAGCGTTCGGGCAGTATCATCAATATGGCTTCTGTGGTTGGTGTACATGGTAATGCAGGTCAGAGTAACTATTCGGCATCCAAAGCCGGTATGATCGGCCTGGCTAAGTCTATCGCGCAGGAACTGGGTTCACGCGGTATCCGTGCCAATGCAATCGCCCCGGGCTTCATTATTACTGATATGACAGCCGGTCTGCCGGAAGAAGTCAAGGTCGAATGGGCAAAGAAGATTCCTTTGCGCCGTGGCGGTACGCCTGAAGATGTGGCCAACATCGCTACATTCCTGGCTTCCGATATGTCTTCTTATGTATCAGGACAGGTGATCCAGGTTGATGGCGGTATGAATATGTAA
- the uvrB gene encoding excinuclease ABC subunit UvrB has product MNFELSSPFSPTGDQPEAIAALSDGIKSGVPFQTLLGVTGSGKTFTIANVIKEVRKPTLILSHNKTLAAQLYSEFKAFFPNNAVEYFVSYYDYYQPEAYLPTTDTYIEKDLQINDEIDKLRLRATASLLSGRKDVIVVSSVSCLYGMADPTAFAEKVVHLEKGMRIDRDKLLRRFVDALYVNNKIEFNRGCFRVNGDTVDIFPAIETFDGAAYRIEFWDDEVDRISSFDPQTGQEIDEQDELNIYPTNLFVTTQERINTAIGQIDVDLGTQVNFLREIGKPYEAKRLYERVTFDLEMIRELGHCSGIENYSRYFDGRQAGERPFCLLDYFPKDFLLVVDESHVTIPQIRAMYGGDYSRKKNLVDYGFRLPAAMDNRPLTFDEFESLTPLAIYVSATPADYELEKSEGIVVDQVIRPTGLLDPVIEVRPTLNQIDDLMEEITQRAAVDERVLVTTLTKRMAEELTAYLTRMGIRCNYIHSDVDTLERIQIMDDLRKGLFDVLIGVNLLREGLDLPEVSLVAILDADKEGFLRSHRSLTQTAGRAARNVNGKVIFYADKITDSMRLTMDETARRREKQLAYNEKHGITPKQVIKNSVSLVAEKQQPVTGEPYAYVEPEPSLVADPVVQYMNRKQLEKAIERTKKQMMEAAKKLDFIEAAQFRDELVKLEDLLVTKKD; this is encoded by the coding sequence ATGAACTTTGAATTATCTTCCCCATTCAGTCCGACAGGAGATCAGCCGGAAGCGATTGCGGCCCTGTCCGACGGTATAAAGAGTGGTGTGCCTTTCCAGACCTTGTTGGGAGTGACAGGGTCCGGAAAGACTTTCACTATCGCCAATGTGATCAAGGAAGTGCGGAAGCCGACTTTGATCCTGAGTCATAACAAAACCCTCGCAGCCCAGTTATACAGCGAGTTTAAGGCATTTTTTCCGAACAATGCCGTCGAGTATTTCGTCTCTTATTATGACTATTACCAGCCGGAGGCTTACCTGCCGACGACGGACACCTACATAGAAAAGGATTTGCAGATCAACGACGAGATCGATAAACTACGTCTGCGTGCAACCGCTTCACTGTTGTCGGGGCGGAAGGACGTTATTGTCGTTTCGTCTGTCTCCTGCCTGTATGGTATGGCGGACCCGACAGCCTTTGCTGAGAAAGTGGTGCATCTGGAGAAGGGGATGCGGATAGACAGGGATAAACTGCTGCGCCGTTTCGTGGATGCCCTTTATGTCAATAATAAGATAGAGTTCAACAGGGGGTGCTTTCGTGTAAACGGGGATACGGTCGATATCTTTCCGGCTATCGAAACTTTTGATGGGGCAGCCTACCGTATTGAGTTTTGGGACGATGAGGTGGATCGCATTTCTTCGTTCGACCCGCAGACCGGGCAGGAGATAGACGAGCAGGATGAACTGAACATTTATCCGACCAACCTTTTCGTGACCACCCAGGAACGTATCAATACCGCTATCGGGCAGATCGATGTCGATCTGGGGACGCAGGTGAATTTCTTGCGGGAAATCGGCAAGCCTTACGAGGCGAAACGTTTGTACGAGCGTGTCACGTTTGATCTGGAAATGATACGCGAGTTGGGGCATTGCTCCGGTATCGAGAACTATTCCCGCTATTTTGACGGTCGCCAGGCGGGTGAACGGCCTTTCTGTTTGCTCGATTATTTCCCGAAAGACTTTCTGTTGGTGGTTGACGAGAGCCACGTGACGATCCCGCAGATACGGGCGATGTACGGAGGCGATTATTCCCGTAAGAAGAATCTGGTGGATTATGGTTTCCGTCTGCCGGCAGCGATGGATAACCGTCCGTTGACGTTCGATGAGTTCGAGTCGCTGACTCCGTTGGCGATTTACGTGAGTGCGACACCGGCCGACTATGAACTGGAAAAGAGCGAAGGGATCGTGGTGGACCAAGTGATCCGTCCGACAGGCTTGCTCGATCCGGTTATCGAGGTGCGTCCGACGTTGAACCAGATCGACGATCTGATGGAGGAGATCACACAACGTGCTGCTGTGGACGAACGTGTTTTGGTGACGACATTGACGAAGCGTATGGCGGAGGAACTGACTGCTTATCTGACGCGCATGGGAATCCGCTGCAACTATATCCATAGCGATGTCGATACGTTGGAACGCATTCAGATCATGGATGATTTGCGGAAAGGGTTGTTCGACGTGCTGATCGGCGTCAACTTGCTGCGTGAAGGACTTGATTTGCCGGAAGTCTCTTTGGTCGCTATCTTGGATGCTGATAAGGAAGGTTTCCTGCGCTCGCACCGTTCGCTGACGCAGACGGCTGGACGTGCTGCCCGAAATGTGAATGGGAAGGTGATATTCTATGCTGACAAGATAACAGACAGTATGCGCCTGACAATGGACGAAACAGCCCGTAGGCGTGAAAAACAGCTCGCTTATAATGAGAAACATGGCATTACGCCTAAGCAGGTTATCAAAAACAGCGTTTCCCTGGTTGCGGAGAAACAACAACCGGTTACAGGCGAACCGTATGCTTATGTGGAACCGGAACCCAGCTTGGTTGCAGACCCGGTAGTTCAGTATATGAATCGCAAACAGCTTGAGAAAGCGATCGAACGGACGAAGAAGCAGATGATGGAGGCGGCCAAGAAGCTGGACTTTATCGAAGCAGCTCAGTTTCGTGATGAACTGGTGAAGCTGGAAGATCTGTTAGTGACAAAAAAGGATTGA
- a CDS encoding DMT family transporter — MKSEAYKGHLAMLMANVLWGCMSPSSKIVLSSGLINAISLTTFRMLGAAIVFWIASIFTRKEHVPHEDLKHLFFAALFGIVFNQGTYIFGVSQTSPIDATIVATSTPIITMIIAAFYLKEPITGTKILGIFVGAAGALTLILSGQQTAVTGNGSNNVWGDILCLIAQCSFSIYVVVYKGLIGRYSPVTLMKWMFTYSAICTIPFSYNSVASIDFATLPLDIYLNIAVVVLGGTFFAYLLVPIGQRILRPTVATMYNYVQPIIASIITVIVGLDTFGLMKSIAIALVFLGVYIVTRSKSKEQLKQLKGER, encoded by the coding sequence ATGAAATCAGAAGCTTACAAAGGACATTTGGCCATGCTGATGGCAAACGTATTGTGGGGATGCATGTCTCCCTCTTCCAAGATTGTCTTATCCAGCGGATTAATAAATGCAATCTCACTAACAACTTTCCGGATGTTGGGTGCGGCAATAGTATTCTGGATCGCATCGATCTTTACCCGCAAGGAACACGTCCCTCATGAAGACCTGAAACACCTGTTTTTCGCAGCCCTCTTCGGAATCGTATTCAACCAAGGTACTTATATCTTTGGCGTGTCGCAGACTTCACCCATAGACGCAACGATCGTTGCCACCTCCACCCCCATCATCACCATGATCATCGCTGCTTTTTACCTGAAGGAACCGATTACGGGAACGAAGATCCTCGGTATCTTTGTCGGGGCGGCAGGTGCCCTGACGCTTATTCTGAGCGGACAGCAAACGGCGGTAACAGGAAACGGCAGCAATAACGTGTGGGGAGATATCCTCTGCCTGATCGCACAATGCAGTTTTTCTATTTATGTAGTTGTCTACAAAGGATTGATCGGACGGTACTCGCCCGTGACGCTGATGAAATGGATGTTCACCTACTCGGCAATCTGTACGATCCCTTTCTCCTACAACAGTGTCGCAAGCATCGACTTCGCCACCCTGCCCCTGGATATCTACCTAAACATCGCGGTTGTCGTATTGGGAGGAACGTTCTTCGCCTACCTTCTCGTCCCGATCGGCCAACGGATTTTACGCCCAACGGTTGCGACCATGTACAATTATGTCCAACCGATCATCGCATCCATCATCACGGTCATAGTCGGCCTGGACACGTTCGGACTGATGAAAAGTATCGCGATCGCATTAGTATTCTTAGGGGTTTATATCGTGACACGAAGCAAATCAAAAGAACAGCTAAAACAGCTAAAAGGTGAAAGATGA
- a CDS encoding DUF5686 family protein, with translation MLKKYFYIIILLFTAVNALADPDGSYGNLLLLGRSPKTVSSQQGDSIMRKVIEQADKYKTVVSRYEAEIYIKGKTEILKQNILMRFAHHLFPVDRKNKDMIFEMVSHSKFNAPNNYLHSFEAINGNSIPNGAKQQEVLTFLNLNVYSPTIYNEGIIMPVAHEAFKYYNFNLESIETTGNLKIYQIRFMPKLWSQKLICGDLYITDKDWHIDKIDLNGRFSFAEFNLVMTFGRDYRHFILPQKADLFLRYHVLGNAIASYYHTSFKYEAVEWVEEDYEDKKHHSLDLTGYYQLSSDTIPIISDSSYWKNKRDIPLTQEEETKYEKTSIRTTQANDTSNIRKYLKITERLTNTINLDYKTTRLKYSGILNPFQLGYSGRNGITYRQQLRFSKTFKKDRQLRFRPEVGFVFKRKELFFKFEGDWEYLPEKQGALSLSLGNTNQGYSSKIMNEINEQLKDSTFNFENLDLEYFKHYYIELKNQIELFNGFQMITGISYHRRIPTRKSAIDPGDGVTEIINENYHDFIPTIGFSYTPRQYYWMDGYRKEYLYSYYPTISIEFGRAIPGVWKSSGNYGRVEADIHQSIYLGLSRRFNYHISGGLYTAQKSTYFADYRYFTRHNFPESWGGDDFGGVFHQLGSVWFNASDKYVQAHAMYESPFMLFQLFKPEATKHIISERFYLSQLWMPVKPSYTEIGYGFGNHIFNVAAFVGFDKLKYDGIGFKFAFELFQ, from the coding sequence TTGTTGAAAAAGTATTTTTATATTATCATTCTGCTTTTTACCGCAGTAAATGCCTTAGCTGACCCTGATGGTAGTTATGGGAACCTTTTATTGCTGGGTCGGTCCCCCAAAACGGTATCATCCCAGCAAGGGGATTCTATTATGAGGAAGGTAATCGAGCAGGCCGACAAATACAAAACAGTCGTCTCACGGTACGAGGCCGAAATCTATATCAAAGGCAAGACGGAAATACTCAAACAAAACATTCTAATGCGTTTCGCCCATCATCTTTTTCCGGTAGACAGGAAGAACAAGGATATGATCTTCGAGATGGTCAGCCACTCCAAGTTCAACGCTCCGAACAACTACCTGCACAGCTTCGAAGCGATAAACGGAAACAGCATCCCCAACGGCGCAAAACAGCAGGAAGTCTTGACATTTCTGAACCTGAACGTCTATTCGCCAACCATCTACAACGAAGGGATCATCATGCCAGTAGCTCATGAAGCATTCAAATACTACAACTTCAACCTGGAAAGCATCGAAACGACCGGCAATCTGAAAATCTACCAGATACGCTTCATGCCAAAGCTATGGAGCCAAAAACTCATTTGCGGAGATCTGTACATCACCGACAAAGACTGGCACATTGACAAGATCGACTTAAACGGGCGTTTCTCCTTTGCCGAATTCAACCTGGTCATGACATTCGGACGGGATTACCGCCATTTCATCCTGCCACAAAAGGCAGACCTATTTCTCCGGTATCATGTGCTGGGAAATGCCATCGCCAGCTACTATCATACTTCATTCAAATACGAAGCCGTTGAATGGGTTGAAGAAGACTATGAAGACAAAAAACACCACTCCCTCGACTTGACCGGATATTACCAGTTATCATCTGATACGATCCCAATCATCAGCGACAGCAGCTACTGGAAAAACAAAAGAGACATCCCACTGACCCAGGAAGAAGAAACAAAATACGAAAAAACAAGCATCAGAACAACCCAAGCCAACGACACAAGCAACATTCGGAAATACCTGAAAATAACAGAACGCCTGACCAACACCATCAATCTGGATTATAAAACGACCCGTCTGAAATACTCCGGCATCCTGAATCCTTTCCAGTTGGGCTATTCCGGACGAAACGGTATTACTTACAGGCAACAGCTCCGCTTCAGCAAGACCTTCAAGAAAGACCGCCAACTGCGTTTCCGGCCTGAGGTTGGTTTTGTATTCAAACGAAAAGAGTTGTTCTTCAAATTCGAGGGAGATTGGGAATATCTTCCTGAGAAACAAGGAGCCCTGAGCCTCAGTCTCGGAAACACCAACCAAGGATATTCTTCCAAGATCATGAACGAAATTAACGAACAGCTGAAAGACTCCACTTTCAACTTCGAAAACCTGGATTTGGAATACTTCAAGCACTATTACATAGAGCTCAAGAATCAGATCGAGTTGTTCAACGGTTTCCAAATGATCACCGGCATCTCTTACCACCGCCGCATACCAACCCGGAAAAGCGCGATAGATCCGGGAGACGGTGTCACGGAGATCATCAACGAAAACTATCACGATTTCATCCCCACGATCGGCTTTTCCTATACTCCCAGACAATACTACTGGATGGACGGTTACCGTAAAGAGTACCTCTACTCCTACTACCCGACCATCTCCATCGAGTTCGGGCGGGCCATACCAGGCGTATGGAAAAGCAGCGGTAATTACGGACGTGTGGAGGCCGATATCCACCAAAGCATTTACCTGGGCCTGTCACGCCGGTTCAACTACCATATCAGCGGAGGGCTTTATACTGCCCAGAAGTCAACCTACTTTGCCGACTACCGGTATTTCACACGGCACAACTTCCCCGAATCATGGGGAGGAGACGATTTCGGAGGTGTCTTCCACCAGCTAGGAAGCGTATGGTTCAACGCATCCGACAAATATGTCCAAGCACATGCCATGTACGAAAGTCCATTCATGCTCTTTCAGCTATTCAAACCAGAAGCAACCAAGCACATCATCTCCGAACGTTTTTACCTCAGTCAGCTATGGATGCCAGTCAAACCCAGCTACACTGAAATCGGATACGGTTTCGGTAACCATATCTTCAACGTCGCCGCCTTCGTCGGGTTCGATAAATTGAAATATGACGGGATCGGATTCAAGTTCGCGTTCGAACTCTTCCAGTAA
- a CDS encoding Crp/Fnr family transcriptional regulator, with protein MVKQQKEEVDLSASLAEVWRVLTEKERDVLRNNSTIQHFKRNELIYCEGDEPRDMMCLLKGKVKIFKEGVGGRSQIIRMIKPVQYFGYRANFAQENYLTNASAFEASTVCLIPMTIVTDLLMGNANLAMFFIRQLSLDLGIADERTVNLTQKHIRGRLAESLLFLKDSYGLEEDGATLSIYLSREDLANLSNMTTSNAIRTLSTFVAERIIAIDGRKIKLIDEDKLKKISKMG; from the coding sequence GTGGTTAAACAACAAAAAGAAGAGGTCGATCTATCGGCCAGTTTGGCAGAAGTGTGGAGAGTCCTGACCGAAAAGGAGCGGGATGTTCTCCGTAATAATTCGACGATCCAGCATTTCAAACGTAATGAGTTGATATATTGCGAGGGCGACGAACCGAGAGACATGATGTGCTTATTAAAAGGCAAGGTTAAAATCTTTAAAGAAGGTGTTGGCGGACGAAGCCAGATCATTCGAATGATTAAACCGGTGCAGTACTTTGGCTACCGGGCAAACTTTGCTCAGGAAAATTACCTGACGAATGCATCCGCTTTTGAAGCTTCGACGGTATGTCTGATTCCGATGACTATCGTTACGGATCTTTTAATGGGGAATGCGAACCTTGCCATGTTTTTTATCCGCCAGCTTTCTCTCGATTTAGGAATTGCTGACGAACGTACAGTCAACCTTACTCAGAAACATATCCGGGGTCGTTTGGCGGAATCTTTGTTATTCCTGAAAGACAGTTATGGTTTGGAGGAAGATGGAGCGACATTGAGTATCTATCTTTCTCGAGAAGATTTGGCTAATCTTTCGAATATGACGACATCTAATGCAATCCGTACATTGTCTACATTTGTAGCTGAGCGTATTATTGCAATCGACGGTCGAAAGATCAAGTTGATAGACGAGGACAAGCTCAAAAAAATAAGTAAGATGGGATAG
- a CDS encoding RluA family pseudouridine synthase gives MEVIYEDNHIIAVNKTCREIVQGDKTGDTPLSDMLKAWLKEKYCKPGNVFVGVTHRLDRPVSGVVLFAKTSKALARLNEMFRVGEVKKTYWAIVKNCPPAEEGELVNWLVRNEKQNKSYAYDTERTNAKKAVLHYKVIARSDNYYLLAIDLKTGRHHQIRCQLAKMGCPIKGDLKYGFPRSNPDGGISLHSRSAEFIHPVSKQPVSIVAPVPADSLWKAMEQMKR, from the coding sequence ATGGAGGTTATTTACGAAGACAATCATATCATTGCGGTAAATAAGACTTGCCGCGAGATTGTACAAGGAGATAAAACCGGTGATACTCCTCTTTCGGACATGCTGAAGGCATGGCTGAAAGAGAAGTATTGTAAACCCGGAAATGTCTTTGTCGGCGTTACGCATCGTCTGGACCGTCCGGTCAGTGGCGTCGTGTTATTTGCCAAGACGAGCAAGGCGCTCGCCCGTCTGAACGAGATGTTCCGGGTCGGCGAAGTAAAGAAGACCTATTGGGCGATCGTGAAGAACTGTCCGCCGGCAGAAGAGGGAGAGCTGGTGAACTGGCTGGTTCGCAACGAGAAGCAAAATAAGAGCTATGCTTATGACACGGAACGGACGAATGCCAAGAAAGCGGTCCTGCATTATAAAGTGATTGCTCGCTCGGACAACTATTATCTGTTGGCTATAGACCTGAAGACAGGCCGTCATCACCAAATCCGTTGCCAGCTTGCCAAGATGGGATGCCCAATCAAAGGCGACTTGAAATACGGTTTTCCCCGTTCTAATCCGGACGGCGGCATCAGCCTGCATTCCCGCAGTGCCGAATTCATCCATCCCGTATCGAAACAGCCGGTCAGCATTGTCGCTCCTGTGCCTGCTGATTCTCTTTGGAAAGCGATGGAGCAGATGAAGAGGTGA
- a CDS encoding PspC domain-containing protein: MEEPKRLYRSNNGMIAGVCAGIADYFGWDPTLVRIGYILLSIFTVFSGVIAYLILWMVIPKQPINKG, encoded by the coding sequence ATGGAAGAACCTAAAAGACTTTACCGTTCGAATAACGGGATGATAGCAGGTGTTTGTGCGGGTATTGCCGATTATTTCGGCTGGGATCCTACATTAGTGCGTATCGGATATATATTATTGAGTATCTTTACGGTATTTTCCGGGGTGATCGCTTATCTGATCCTTTGGATGGTTATACCTAAACAACCTATAAATAAAGGATGA
- a CDS encoding N-acetylmuramoyl-L-alanine amidase-like domain-containing protein, with translation MKRTLFCLFFFAFLSLPGKAQRDKAIYERYCTAVKEKAALPTGDLMVETARFFLGTPYVAGTLEEEPETLVINLHGLDCMTLVENTAALAWSVKHRLAYDGYVSVLKDMRYRNSGCATLDYTDRLHYTADWIYENEKRGYLKDVTKEIGGQSLKFDLSFMSTHPDSYKQLKGNPGRIAVMAAKEKEISTRPHYYIPQDEINEHAGQIRNGDIVCFVTTVKGLDISHVGIVCRERDMLTFIHASTVQKRVIVNEEPLQEYVQGIKRNCGIMIVRPQF, from the coding sequence ATGAAACGGACGCTATTTTGTTTGTTCTTTTTTGCTTTTCTTTCCCTACCTGGAAAAGCTCAGAGGGATAAGGCTATTTACGAACGCTATTGTACGGCAGTGAAGGAGAAAGCGGCTTTGCCGACAGGTGACCTGATGGTAGAGACCGCCCGTTTTTTCTTGGGAACTCCTTATGTAGCAGGGACGTTGGAGGAAGAGCCTGAAACATTGGTGATAAACCTGCATGGCTTGGATTGTATGACTTTGGTAGAGAATACGGCTGCTTTGGCCTGGTCTGTCAAGCATCGTCTTGCTTATGATGGGTATGTTTCTGTTTTGAAAGATATGCGTTACCGGAATTCCGGCTGTGCGACACTCGATTATACGGATCGTCTCCATTATACGGCTGACTGGATATATGAAAACGAAAAGAGAGGGTATCTGAAGGATGTTACGAAAGAGATCGGTGGGCAGTCGCTTAAGTTTGACCTGTCCTTTATGTCTACACATCCAGATAGTTACAAGCAGTTGAAAGGAAATCCGGGACGTATCGCAGTAATGGCGGCTAAGGAAAAAGAAATTAGTACCCGCCCGCATTATTATATTCCGCAGGATGAAATCAATGAGCATGCCGGCCAAATCAGGAATGGCGATATCGTCTGTTTTGTCACGACTGTGAAAGGGCTGGATATCTCGCACGTCGGCATTGTCTGCCGGGAAAGGGATATGCTTACTTTTATCCATGCCTCGACCGTCCAGAAGCGGGTGATCGTGAACGAAGAACCTTTGCAGGAATACGTGCAGGGTATCAAACGCAATTGTGGTATTATGATTGTCCGTCCACAGTTCTGA
- the kdsA gene encoding 3-deoxy-8-phosphooctulonate synthase, producing MITVNDLKNRDNFFLMAGPCAIEGEDMALRIAEKVVGITNKLNIPYIFKGSYRKANRSRLDSFTGIGDEKALKILRRVGDTFGIPTVTDIHETAEAAMAAEYVDILQIPAFLCRQTDLLVAAAKTRKIVNIKKGQFLSPGAMQFAVQKVADAGNDNVMITERGTTFGYTDLVVDYRGIPQMQQFGYPVIMDVTHSLQQPNQTSGVTGGLPTLIETIAKAAIAVGADGLFIETHPEPSKAKSDGANMLQLDLLEGLLTKLVRIREAVGN from the coding sequence ATGATAACAGTTAATGATTTAAAGAATAGAGACAATTTCTTTCTGATGGCAGGTCCCTGCGCAATCGAAGGAGAAGATATGGCATTGCGTATTGCAGAGAAAGTAGTCGGTATCACGAATAAGCTGAATATCCCATATATATTCAAAGGATCATACCGGAAAGCCAACCGTTCTCGGCTGGATTCTTTCACAGGCATTGGCGATGAGAAAGCACTGAAAATACTCCGCAGGGTAGGCGACACGTTCGGTATTCCGACTGTAACCGATATTCACGAAACAGCTGAAGCTGCAATGGCTGCCGAGTATGTGGATATCCTGCAAATCCCTGCTTTCCTCTGCCGGCAGACGGACCTGCTGGTAGCTGCTGCCAAGACAAGGAAAATTGTCAATATCAAAAAAGGACAGTTCCTCTCGCCGGGAGCCATGCAATTTGCCGTACAAAAAGTAGCCGATGCCGGAAATGACAACGTCATGATTACGGAAAGAGGCACTACATTCGGATATACGGACCTGGTTGTCGATTATCGGGGTATTCCTCAAATGCAGCAGTTCGGCTATCCCGTTATCATGGACGTTACCCACTCCTTGCAACAACCCAACCAAACTTCAGGTGTGACAGGAGGACTCCCTACCCTGATCGAAACGATAGCCAAAGCAGCCATTGCCGTCGGAGCTGACGGATTATTCATCGAAACCCATCCGGAACCCTCTAAAGCCAAATCAGACGGTGCGAACATGCTGCAACTCGACTTATTGGAAGGACTGCTGACAAAGTTGGTTCGAATACGGGAAGCGGTTGGAAATTGA